A single window of Synechococcus sp. C9 DNA harbors:
- a CDS encoding RNA polymerase sigma factor, RpoD/SigA family — MTDYTEALTDLDSPLTSPGDLEPTGGRRGAVTPDMVRTYLQEIGRVPLLTHEQEIVFGKQVQQMMQLLELRDKIAAETGQTPDMELWAEKAGMTVTALQDTLRRGQRAKQRMIEANLRLVVSIAKKYQKRNLELLDLIQEGTLGLERGVEKFDPTRGYKFSTYAYWWIRQAITRAIAQQARTIRLPIHITEKLNKIKKTQRELSQQLGRSATPSEIAQALELEPAQIREYLLMSRQPISMDLRIGDNQDTELGELLEDRGISPEDFTTREALRGDLERLMAELTPQQREVISLRFGLQDGKELSLSKVGKRLNLSRERVRQLEQQALEHLRRRRVNIREYLAS; from the coding sequence ATGACTGACTACACCGAAGCCCTCACTGATTTGGACAGCCCCCTGACTTCCCCCGGTGACTTGGAACCGACGGGTGGGCGGCGGGGAGCGGTGACCCCGGATATGGTTCGCACCTACCTGCAGGAGATTGGGCGGGTGCCGCTGTTGACCCATGAGCAGGAAATTGTCTTTGGCAAGCAGGTGCAACAGATGATGCAGTTGCTGGAACTGCGGGATAAAATTGCCGCCGAAACCGGGCAAACCCCGGATATGGAACTCTGGGCGGAAAAAGCCGGGATGACGGTGACGGCTCTGCAAGACACCCTGCGCCGGGGGCAACGGGCAAAACAACGGATGATCGAAGCGAATTTGCGCTTGGTGGTCTCGATTGCCAAAAAGTATCAGAAACGCAACCTGGAACTGCTGGATTTGATCCAGGAGGGCACCCTGGGCTTGGAGCGGGGGGTGGAAAAGTTTGACCCGACCCGGGGCTACAAATTCTCCACCTATGCCTATTGGTGGATTCGCCAAGCCATCACCCGGGCGATTGCCCAGCAAGCCCGCACCATCCGTTTGCCGATTCACATCACCGAAAAGCTGAACAAGATCAAAAAAACCCAGCGGGAGTTGTCCCAGCAGTTGGGGCGGTCGGCGACGCCCTCAGAGATTGCCCAAGCCCTGGAGTTGGAACCAGCCCAGATTCGGGAATACCTGCTCATGTCCCGCCAGCCCATCTCGATGGATTTACGCATCGGGGACAACCAGGACACGGAACTGGGGGAATTGCTGGAGGACCGGGGGATTTCGCCGGAGGATTTCACCACCCGGGAAGCCCTGCGGGGGGATTTGGAGCGGTTGATGGCGGAACTCACGCCCCAGCAGCGGGAGGTGATCAGCCTGCGCTTCGGTCTGCAGGACGGCAAGGAATTGTCCCTGTCTAAGGTGGGCAAACGGTTGAACCTGTCCCGGGAGCGGGTGCGCCAGTTGGAACAGCAGGCACTCGAACACCTGCGGCGGCGGCGGGTCAACATC